From Candidatus Tanganyikabacteria bacterium:
TTATGGGGGACGTTGTTCATGCTCTTGATGACCGGGGTTGGGAACCGCATTTCGACGGGGACTCCTTCCCCGCCCTCTACACTAATTTCGGGGGTCTGAGTGTCTCACGCTATGTTGGCACAGAGGGAACCGGATGCGAAGTCGGCGCTCTCGATCCGGACGATGAGCGATCCCGTCGCCTCCACTGGCAGCGTCGGCATCTGGTAAACCGGAGCCACGGAACGGTCCCCGAGATCGATGGAAACCCCGTGGAATTGCTGTGGCCAGATCGTCTCGACGCTTCCGCTCGAAGTGGTCGATCCGCCATTGCCTCCGCCGCCGAACCAGGTCGACTCAGGTTGCACGGCGGCCCAGACGCCGATCGCCGCAAGCATCAGGCGTACGTCGGCCCACGCGGAGCCGGCGGTGCGCGTACCGTTGGCAGTAGCCTCGGAAACTACCTCGCGGGGCGCCACTGACGACGTCGCCACGACTGAAGCCGCGATCGCGGCGACTGCATCGAACTGCTCGGGGGTGATTTCTCGGTTAGCGCTCGCGAGGTCTGCAGCCCAGTCGTATGCCCCGTCCTGGTAATAGAACCTGTCGACCCCTGCGGAGACCGGAAGCTCCCAGCCACCGGGGGACCTGACCCGGGCATCGATCCTCCCGGAGATGCTCGAGGTCGCCCCTACGACCTCGTAGCCCTCGAGGGCGACCAGAAAGGCACCGATGGACTCGGAAGACTGCTTGGTGGCCTCGAAGTCGGAGAACGCAAAGAACTCCCCGGTAGTGGTCCGGTACCCGACCCCAACGTCATAGGTGGACACCGCCTGTACGCGCCGGGCAACCTGGCCTCCTGCCGCCGGCAAGGTTCCGTGGGGCATCCGGCCGCAGCCAAGCGTGGCCATGATGATTACCAGCAACGGTGCCATGAAAGAGCGAGAAGCCCGCCACAGCTGGGCCCAATGGAACGCCGGGAGCATGCTCCCCTCCAGTGCCAATGGTCAAGGATTGACTAAGAACAAGATAAGCACTCGTTAGGGGGGGGTGTCAACACTTAAGGGTCGGCTTCTTATCGCAAGTTGGCAGTTGCCGTCCATTGACGGAAAACCTAACTTGGCTAAATTTCTGGCCATGAAGGTGGCCAACGTCGGGGAAGTGAAAAACAACCTGAGCAAGTTTCTCCGGATGCTGGCCGCCGGCGAGGAAGTTGTCATCTGCCGCCACAATCAGCCGATCGCGCGCCTGGTGCGTTTCGAGCGCGGGACGGCGAGCCATACGGTGCTCGGCTGGGCCCAAGGCGAAGGCACCATCGCGGACGACCTGCAGGGCCCCTTCATTCCGCCGACTGACTGGGGAATGCTGGACCCGCAAGCCTCTTGAAGCTTCTGCTGGACACGTGCGTCGTGCTCTGGGCCGGCGTTGCCCCCGAGCAGCTTTCGCGTGCGGCCAGAGCGGCAATCACGGATCCCGGCGCCGAGATCCACGTCGCGACGATCACGGCCGCGGAGATCGCCTGCGCTGTCGCGAGAGGTCGGGTGGCGCTCGGCGGGCACTGGAAGCCATGGCTTCGCCGCGCGCTGGCCATCAACGGCTGGACTACCGTGCCGGCCACGCCTGAGATCGTCGAGGAGGCCTACTCGTTGCCCGACTCGTTCCATGCCGATCTCGCAGACCGCATCATCGTGGCCACGG
This genomic window contains:
- a CDS encoding type II toxin-antitoxin system Phd/YefM family antitoxin; protein product: MAMKVANVGEVKNNLSKFLRMLAAGEEVVICRHNQPIARLVRFERGTASHTVLGWAQGEGTIADDLQGPFIPPTDWGMLDPQAS
- a CDS encoding type II toxin-antitoxin system VapC family toxin, with translation MKLLLDTCVVLWAGVAPEQLSRAARAAITDPGAEIHVATITAAEIACAVARGRVALGGHWKPWLRRALAINGWTTVPATPEIVEEAYSLPDSFHADLADRIIVATARLQGMRLVTGDEAILGYPHVDIIW